From a region of the Paralichthys olivaceus isolate ysfri-2021 chromosome 4, ASM2471397v2, whole genome shotgun sequence genome:
- the tor2a gene encoding prosalusin: MEVCISEETTGCCDCSVKTERLKVTNVTADPRCFMGNEVLLVTLLRVSPRLPGSKRNYKLSGGRREKSNMLVAHCALVLFLCHSACGVFQKLYCAISESCDCDFRPSIRDLEWDLYKNVFGQHLAQDIISEAVAGFLQNKSPDRPLVLSFHGSSGTGKTLVSSMLGNHLYGSAMSSPYVHQFVPTLHFPMPQRVNEYREELKLWVQGNLTECARSIFIFDEMEKMPSGLIDVLEPFLGPSHVVFRTNYRKAIYIFISTTGEDVINKVTVENRQAGRDREEITLADLQDAIAQSVDNNNTSGFFHSSIIQQKLITRFVPFLPLSRRHIERCVHSQLCQRGRCGRSDVVEAVGHDMIYTPAPGQYFSTTGCKAVSAKINFFL; encoded by the exons ATGGAAGTCTGCATCTCAGAAGAGACAACTGGCTGCTGTGACTGTTCAGTCAAGACTGAAAGACTCAAAGTGACAAATGTAACTGCAG ACCCGAGATGCTTCATGGGAAATGAAGTCCTCCTCGTCACACTCTTACGTGTTTCTCCACGACTTCCGGGAAGTAAGAGAAACTACAAACTGAGCGGTGGCCGCCGGGAGAAGTCCAACATGTTGGTCGCCCACTGTGCGCTGGTTTTATTCCTCTGCCACTCGGCGTGCGGAGTTTTCCAGAAACTCTACTGCGCCATTTCCGAGAGCTGCGACTGCGACTTCAGACCGAGCATCAGAG ACTTAGAGTGGGACCTCTACAAGAATGTCTTCGGACAACACCTGGCCCAGGACATCATATCAGAGGCGGTGGCCGGCTTCCTCCAGAATAAAAGCcccgatcgccccctggtgctGTCCTTCCACGGCTCCTCTGGGACAGGGAAGACACTGGTCAGCTCCATGCTGGGAAATCATCTGTATGGCTCAGCTATGAGCAGCCCATATGTCCACCAGTTTGTTCCAACGCTGCACTTCCCAATGCCTCAACGGGTCAATGAGTACAGA GAGGAGTTGAAGCTCTGGGTGCAGGGGAACCTGACGGAATGTGCGCGCTCCATCTTCATTTTTGACGAGATGGAGAAGATGCCTTCAGGCCTCATCGATGTCCTGGAGCCTTTCCTGGGTCCTTCTCACGTTGTGTTTCGCACCAATTACCGCAAGGCCATCTACATCTTCATCAG CACCACCGGAGAGGACGTGATAAACAAGGTGACGGTGGAGAACCGTCAGGCTGGACGGGACAGAGAGGAGATCACGTTGGCCGACCTGCAGGACGCCATCGCACAGTCAgtcgacaacaacaacacca GCGGCTTCTTCCACTCCAGCATCATCCAGCAGAAGCTCATCACCCGCTTCGTTCCCTTCCTGCCGCTGAGCCGACGCCACATCGAGCGCTGCGTCCACTCGCAGCTCTGCCAGCGGGGCAGGTGTGGCCGCAGTGACGTGGTGGAGGCAGTCGGACACGACATGATTTACACTCCCGCCCCAGGACAATACTTCTCCACCACCGGCTGTAAGGCAGTCTCTGCCAAAATCAACTTCTTCCTGTGA